The following coding sequences lie in one Steroidobacter denitrificans genomic window:
- the spoT gene encoding bifunctional GTP diphosphokinase/guanosine-3',5'-bis pyrophosphate 3'-pyrophosphohydrolase, protein MDYASSILNLLPSGRRSIGVTQLLNKLETYLPPTQVDRIRDAYEFGAEAHEGQKRRSGEPYIAHPVAVAHILADLRLDAPTIIAAILHDVIEDTQTAKDEIAERFGADVAELVDGVSKLDHIQFRNRAEAHAESFRKMLLAMVRDIRVIMVKLADRTHNMRTLGSMPPAKRRTIARETLEIYAPIANRLGIHSIKSELEDLGLKALYPSRHRVIEKALKRARGNQKQFVGKIEHNLRAALQKAGIHGRVEGREKHLYSVYQKMRRKRVPLSAIVDVFGFRIVVDSIDTCYRVLGLVHGLYRPMPGRFKDYIAIPRINGYQSLHTTLFGPNSMPIEVQIRTEDMHHIAESGIAAHWQYKTGEETDHAYRDRASEWLQQLVEMPGGSSEEFMESVKLDLFPDKVYVFTPRGEIRRLPRNATAVDFAYSVHTDIGNHCVAAKVDRRLVPLRTPLRNGQTVEIITAKGATPNPGWANYVVTAKARAAIRHYLKSLKHSEAVELGKRMLTQALADLSLTLKKIPEERLQAAAAELNLKSPVDLYEKIGLGERLAALVARRLLPPGTDTGKLPQLPSKAGALAIAGTEGMVVNYARCCFPIPNDPIMAYLSSGRGMVIHREACGNLHSYRKQPEKWLSVTWAPDVDRLFNVELRIDVNNRMGVLAAIAANIAMTETNIEHVGVDERDGQATTLVFDLQVRDRKHLARTIKHLRKMPEVLRVTRVLA, encoded by the coding sequence ATGGACTATGCGTCTTCCATCCTGAATCTGCTGCCCTCCGGAAGACGTTCGATCGGCGTCACCCAGCTGCTCAACAAGCTGGAAACCTATCTTCCGCCGACCCAGGTCGATCGCATCCGCGACGCCTACGAGTTCGGTGCCGAAGCGCATGAAGGCCAGAAACGGCGCAGCGGCGAGCCGTATATCGCTCATCCGGTCGCCGTAGCCCATATTCTCGCCGATCTGCGCCTGGACGCCCCGACGATCATTGCGGCGATCCTGCACGACGTCATCGAGGATACCCAAACAGCCAAGGACGAGATCGCCGAGCGCTTCGGAGCCGATGTGGCCGAACTCGTCGACGGCGTCTCCAAACTCGATCACATCCAGTTTCGCAATCGTGCCGAGGCGCACGCCGAAAGCTTCCGCAAGATGCTGCTGGCGATGGTGCGTGACATCCGCGTCATCATGGTCAAGCTGGCCGATCGCACCCACAACATGCGTACCCTGGGCTCGATGCCGCCGGCCAAGCGGCGCACCATCGCGCGCGAGACGCTGGAGATCTACGCGCCGATCGCCAATCGCCTGGGCATTCATTCGATCAAGTCCGAACTCGAGGATCTGGGTCTCAAGGCGTTATATCCGAGCCGCCATCGGGTCATCGAGAAGGCGCTCAAGCGCGCCCGTGGCAATCAGAAGCAGTTCGTCGGCAAGATCGAGCACAATCTGCGCGCCGCGCTGCAAAAAGCTGGAATCCATGGCCGCGTCGAGGGCCGTGAAAAACACCTGTACAGCGTCTACCAGAAGATGCGTCGCAAGCGCGTGCCACTGAGCGCGATCGTGGATGTGTTCGGCTTTCGCATCGTGGTGGACTCGATCGACACCTGTTATCGCGTGCTTGGCCTGGTGCACGGGCTGTATCGGCCGATGCCGGGACGCTTCAAGGATTACATCGCCATTCCGCGTATCAATGGCTACCAGTCGCTGCATACGACGTTATTCGGTCCGAACAGCATGCCGATCGAGGTGCAGATCCGCACCGAGGACATGCACCACATTGCCGAATCCGGTATCGCGGCACATTGGCAGTACAAGACAGGCGAGGAGACCGATCATGCATATCGCGATCGAGCCAGCGAATGGCTGCAACAACTGGTAGAAATGCCCGGCGGCAGTTCTGAAGAGTTCATGGAAAGCGTCAAGCTCGACCTGTTCCCTGACAAAGTCTATGTATTCACGCCGCGCGGCGAGATCCGGCGATTGCCGCGCAACGCCACCGCCGTCGATTTCGCCTACTCGGTGCATACCGATATCGGCAATCATTGTGTGGCGGCCAAGGTCGACCGGCGACTGGTGCCGCTGCGCACGCCGCTGCGCAACGGCCAGACCGTCGAGATCATCACGGCCAAGGGGGCGACGCCGAATCCGGGGTGGGCGAACTACGTGGTCACCGCCAAGGCGCGGGCAGCCATCCGTCATTACCTGAAGAGCCTGAAGCATTCCGAAGCCGTTGAATTGGGCAAGCGGATGCTGACCCAGGCGCTGGCCGACCTGTCACTGACGTTGAAAAAGATACCCGAGGAGCGTTTGCAGGCCGCTGCCGCCGAACTGAATCTCAAGTCACCGGTGGATCTGTACGAAAAAATCGGTCTGGGCGAGCGCCTGGCGGCACTGGTAGCTCGGCGGCTGCTGCCGCCCGGCACCGATACCGGCAAGCTACCGCAGTTGCCATCCAAGGCCGGCGCGCTGGCCATCGCCGGTACGGAAGGCATGGTGGTCAACTACGCGCGCTGCTGCTTCCCGATACCGAATGATCCGATCATGGCCTACTTGTCCAGCGGCCGCGGCATGGTCATCCATCGCGAGGCCTGCGGCAACCTGCATAGCTATCGCAAGCAGCCGGAAAAATGGCTATCGGTCACCTGGGCGCCCGACGTGGATCGGCTGTTCAACGTGGAATTGCGTATCGACGTCAACAACCGTATGGGTGTGTTGGCGGCCATCGCCGCCAACATTGCGATGACGGAGACGAATATCGAACATGTCGGCGTGGATGAACGCGACGGCCAGGCGACCACGCTGGTGTTCGATCTTCAGGTACGCGATCGCAAGCATCTGGCACGCACGATCAAGCACCTGCGCAAAATGCCCGAAGTGCTGCGCGTCACGCGTGTACTGGCATAG
- the ctaD gene encoding cytochrome c oxidase subunit I, whose protein sequence is MSNGQTHAARADESAQDHYSPEKGIRRWIFATNHKDIGTMYLLFSLLMFFVGGSMAMIVRAELFQPGMQLVDPQFFNSMTTMHALVMIFGAVMPAFVGLANWMLPLQIGAPDMALPRMNNLSFWILPFAFTLLLSTLFVPGGAPAGGWTMYPPLSLQTGAAFPMSIFAIHLMGVSSIMGAINVIVTVMNMRAPGMSLLKMPMFAWSWLITAYLLIGVMPVLAGAVTMLITDHYFGTTFFAAAGGGDPVMYQHIFWFFGHPEVYIMILPAFGIISEIIPTFSRKPLFGYDSMVYAIASIAFLSFIVWAHHMFTVGMPLAGQMFFMLATMLISVPTGVKVFNWTATMFRGSLSFEPPMLFAIAFLFMFTIGGFSGLMLAIVPADFQYHDTYFVVAHFHYVLVPGAVFGLMAAVYFWLPKWTGHMYDMKLAKLHFWLSTIFVNVLFFPQHFLGLAGMPRRIPDYSTQFADWNMVSSIGGFGFGLSQLLFAYIVLRCIRGGIKASNKVWDSGTPQGLEWTLSSPPPYHSFEIAPQIK, encoded by the coding sequence ATGAGCAACGGACAGACACACGCGGCTCGCGCCGACGAAAGCGCCCAGGATCATTACAGTCCCGAGAAAGGCATACGCCGCTGGATATTCGCGACCAATCATAAAGACATAGGGACCATGTACCTGCTGTTCAGTCTGCTGATGTTCTTCGTCGGCGGCAGCATGGCCATGATCGTCCGGGCCGAGCTGTTCCAACCCGGCATGCAATTGGTCGATCCGCAATTCTTCAATTCCATGACCACCATGCATGCGCTGGTCATGATCTTCGGTGCGGTCATGCCGGCCTTCGTGGGTCTAGCGAACTGGATGCTGCCACTGCAGATCGGCGCACCCGACATGGCCTTGCCGCGCATGAACAACCTTAGCTTCTGGATCCTGCCGTTCGCGTTCACGCTGCTGCTCAGCACGCTGTTCGTTCCCGGCGGCGCGCCCGCCGGCGGCTGGACCATGTATCCGCCGCTGTCGCTGCAGACCGGCGCAGCCTTTCCGATGTCGATCTTCGCGATCCATCTGATGGGCGTCTCTTCGATCATGGGTGCAATCAACGTGATCGTCACGGTCATGAACATGCGTGCGCCCGGCATGTCGCTATTGAAGATGCCCATGTTCGCCTGGAGCTGGCTGATCACGGCCTATCTGCTGATCGGTGTCATGCCGGTGTTGGCCGGCGCGGTGACGATGCTGATCACGGACCACTATTTCGGCACGACTTTTTTCGCGGCAGCCGGCGGCGGCGATCCAGTGATGTATCAGCACATTTTCTGGTTCTTCGGGCATCCCGAGGTCTACATCATGATTCTGCCGGCATTCGGTATCATCTCGGAAATCATTCCGACATTCTCGCGCAAACCCTTATTCGGCTACGACTCGATGGTCTATGCGATCGCCTCGATCGCGTTCCTGTCGTTCATCGTCTGGGCACACCACATGTTCACGGTCGGCATGCCGCTCGCCGGCCAGATGTTCTTTATGCTGGCAACGATGCTGATTTCCGTGCCTACCGGTGTGAAGGTGTTCAACTGGACCGCGACCATGTTCAGGGGTTCGCTCAGCTTCGAGCCGCCGATGCTGTTCGCGATCGCCTTCCTGTTCATGTTCACGATCGGCGGCTTTTCCGGCCTGATGCTCGCCATCGTGCCGGCGGACTTCCAGTATCACGACACCTATTTCGTGGTGGCGCATTTCCATTACGTGCTGGTGCCGGGTGCGGTATTCGGACTGATGGCGGCTGTCTACTTCTGGCTGCCAAAATGGACCGGCCATATGTACGACATGAAGCTGGCCAAGCTGCACTTCTGGCTGTCGACGATCTTCGTGAATGTGCTGTTCTTTCCGCAGCACTTCCTGGGACTGGCCGGCATGCCGCGGCGTATTCCCGACTACTCCACACAGTTCGCCGATTGGAACATGGTGTCTTCGATCGGTGGTTTCGGCTTCGGTCTATCGCAATTGCTGTTCGCGTACATCGTGCTCCGCTGCATTCGCGGTGGAATCAAGGCCAGCAACAAGGTCTGGGACAGCGGCACGCCGCAGGGGCTGGAATGGACCCTGAGTTCGCCGCCGCCATACCATAGTTTCGAAATCGCACCGCAAATCAAATAG
- the recG gene encoding ATP-dependent DNA helicase RecG — translation MNTAAARRTGVESPEFRPVTALRGVGAALAARFARLGVNTVQDLLFLLPLRYEDRTRTLPIGSLRIGDRAVIEGEILLAEVAFRGRRQLLCRLSDGTGTLTLRFFHFSLAQQQGFQRGTRWRCWGEVRRGPAGPEIVHPEYRRIAAPDAHGREAAAPEGLTPIYPLTEGIQQGRLRQLTLLALQELSARTLPDWLPDGMLERLGLQLPSLSDALRYVHRPPIDADTERLAGGRHPAQRRLAFEELLAHQLSLRLLRQEIQRDPGWPLMPAQPALIDRLRQSLPFAPTGAQLRAWADIEADLARSHPMLRLVQGDVGCGKTLVAAFAAARAVEAGFQAVIMAPTELLAEQHARNFTTWFAPLDLPPVLLTGSRTAAARARALADLACGATKLAVGTHALFQHDVEFHRLGLVIIDEQHRFGVHQRLQLREKGLASGRYPHQLIMTATPIPRTLAMTAYADLDVSVIDELPPGRTPVRTVVLQDNRRDQVVMRIRDACRQGRQAYWVCPLVEESEQLNAQAAEQTAAVLTEALQELRVDLVHGRMAPRDKDAIMSRFKAGEIDLLVATTVIEVGVDVPNASLMVIENAERMGLAQLHQLRGRVGRGTAESTCVLLYRAPLSDIARERLAVMRATNDGFEISRRDLELRGPGELLGTRQTGLMQMRVADLMRDADLLPMVQQAAERMLAQGEEGLAPLLRRWTGQGEKFGKV, via the coding sequence GTGAACACGGCCGCGGCCCGGCGCACCGGCGTCGAGTCGCCCGAATTTCGGCCGGTCACCGCCCTGCGCGGGGTCGGCGCGGCGCTCGCCGCCAGATTTGCACGCCTCGGCGTAAATACTGTCCAGGATCTGCTGTTCCTGCTGCCGCTGCGCTACGAGGACCGCACACGCACCCTTCCTATCGGCTCGCTGCGCATCGGCGATCGTGCGGTCATCGAAGGAGAGATTCTGCTCGCCGAGGTTGCCTTTCGCGGCCGCAGACAGCTGTTGTGCCGGCTCAGCGACGGCACCGGCACGCTGACCTTGCGCTTTTTTCATTTTTCCCTGGCGCAACAACAAGGCTTTCAGCGCGGTACCCGCTGGCGCTGCTGGGGAGAGGTGCGCCGGGGCCCGGCGGGCCCGGAGATCGTTCATCCGGAATATCGGCGCATCGCGGCCCCGGACGCGCACGGCCGGGAAGCCGCCGCACCCGAAGGACTCACCCCCATCTATCCGCTCACCGAAGGCATCCAGCAGGGACGGCTGCGGCAGTTGACCCTGCTGGCATTGCAGGAACTGTCCGCCCGCACACTTCCGGACTGGCTACCGGACGGGATGCTGGAGCGTCTGGGCTTGCAGCTACCCTCACTATCGGATGCCTTGCGCTATGTGCATCGCCCGCCGATCGATGCAGATACTGAACGATTGGCCGGCGGGCGGCATCCGGCGCAGCGCCGGCTGGCCTTCGAGGAACTGCTGGCGCATCAGCTAAGTCTGCGGCTGCTGCGCCAGGAAATTCAGCGCGATCCCGGCTGGCCATTGATGCCGGCCCAGCCGGCGCTCATCGATCGATTACGCCAGTCGCTGCCCTTCGCACCCACCGGTGCGCAGTTGCGGGCATGGGCGGATATCGAGGCGGACCTGGCACGATCCCATCCCATGCTGCGGTTGGTGCAGGGTGATGTCGGCTGCGGCAAGACGCTGGTGGCCGCGTTTGCAGCGGCCAGAGCAGTGGAGGCGGGTTTCCAGGCGGTAATCATGGCGCCGACCGAATTGCTGGCGGAGCAGCATGCGCGCAATTTCACCACCTGGTTCGCACCGCTGGATCTACCCCCGGTCCTGCTCACCGGCAGCCGCACCGCGGCCGCACGCGCCCGGGCGCTGGCGGATCTGGCCTGCGGGGCGACAAAGCTGGCGGTCGGCACGCACGCGCTATTCCAACATGATGTCGAATTTCATCGTCTGGGGCTGGTGATCATCGATGAACAGCATCGTTTTGGCGTACACCAGCGTCTGCAGCTGCGGGAGAAGGGGCTCGCCTCCGGCCGCTATCCGCATCAGCTCATCATGACGGCCACGCCGATCCCCAGGACCCTGGCGATGACCGCCTACGCCGACCTCGACGTGTCGGTGATCGATGAACTGCCGCCCGGACGTACTCCGGTGCGCACGGTCGTGCTGCAAGACAATCGCCGCGACCAGGTGGTCATGCGCATACGCGATGCCTGCCGCCAAGGACGCCAGGCCTACTGGGTCTGTCCGCTGGTGGAGGAATCCGAACAGCTCAACGCGCAAGCCGCGGAACAAACCGCCGCTGTACTCACCGAAGCACTGCAGGAACTGCGGGTCGACCTGGTGCACGGGCGGATGGCGCCCCGCGACAAGGATGCGATCATGAGTCGCTTCAAGGCCGGGGAAATCGACCTGCTGGTGGCCACGACCGTGATCGAGGTCGGCGTGGATGTGCCCAACGCCAGCCTGATGGTGATCGAGAACGCCGAGCGCATGGGCCTGGCCCAGCTGCACCAGCTGCGCGGCCGGGTAGGGCGCGGAACAGCCGAAAGCACCTGTGTTCTGTTGTATCGTGCGCCCCTGAGCGATATCGCCCGCGAGCGTCTGGCCGTCATGCGCGCAACCAACGATGGCTTCGAGATCTCGCGCCGCGATCTGGAATTACGCGGCCCCGGTGAACTGCTGGGTACGCGCCAAACGGGACTGATGCAAATGCGTGTCGCGGATCTGATGCGTGACGCCGACCTGCTGCCCATGGTCCAGCAGGCAGCCGAGCGGATGCTGGCACAGGGCGAGGAGGGGCTGGCGCCGTTGCTGCGCCGCTGGACCGGACAGGGCGAAAAATTCGGCAAAGTATGA
- the ubiA gene encoding 4-hydroxybenzoate octaprenyltransferase, translated as MRLNRPIGIWLLLWPVLWALWLSSAGHPDPHVFVVFLLGTVLTRSAGCAINDFADRNFDGHVSRTRDRPLVTGQIEPIEAVMLCAGLGLIALGLVMTLNPLTQLLALAGGVLVVTYPFFKRFFPLPQLYLGAAFTWGVPMAFAAQTNALPRLAWLLFLAGLSWTMVYDTMYAMVDRDDDRRLGIRSSAILFGDADRFIIGIMQLMTLFALWLAGRELQLGSWYGLGLTAAAIFAAYQQWLIRARQASACFQAFLNNNYFGMSVFIGIALEYLFH; from the coding sequence ATGCGCCTGAATCGCCCGATCGGCATCTGGCTGTTGCTGTGGCCGGTATTGTGGGCGCTGTGGCTATCCTCCGCAGGGCACCCCGATCCCCATGTGTTCGTGGTGTTCTTGCTGGGCACCGTACTGACTCGCTCGGCAGGCTGCGCCATCAATGACTTCGCCGACCGTAATTTCGACGGACACGTGAGCCGTACGCGTGACCGTCCCCTGGTCACCGGTCAAATCGAACCCATCGAGGCCGTGATGTTGTGTGCGGGCCTGGGGTTGATCGCGTTGGGCCTGGTGATGACCCTGAATCCCCTGACGCAGCTGCTGGCGCTCGCCGGCGGCGTGCTGGTCGTTACCTATCCTTTTTTCAAACGGTTTTTTCCACTGCCTCAGCTTTATCTCGGCGCCGCATTCACCTGGGGGGTACCGATGGCCTTCGCCGCCCAGACGAACGCCTTGCCGCGGCTGGCCTGGCTGCTGTTTCTGGCAGGATTGTCCTGGACCATGGTGTACGACACCATGTATGCGATGGTGGATCGCGACGACGATCGCCGGCTCGGCATCCGCTCCAGCGCCATCCTGTTCGGGGATGCCGATCGATTCATCATCGGCATCATGCAATTGATGACGCTGTTTGCCCTGTGGCTGGCGGGCAGGGAGTTGCAACTGGGGTCGTGGTACGGGCTGGGGTTGACGGCCGCGGCGATCTTCGCTGCATACCAGCAATGGCTGATCCGCGCACGTCAGGCCTCGGCCTGCTTTCAGGCCTTCCTGAACAACAATTACTTCGGGATGTCGGTGTTCATCGGTATCGCCCTGGAATATCTCTTTCACTGA
- a CDS encoding RidA family protein has translation MARTIIRTAAAPQAVGTYSQAVKCGNTVYVSGQIPLDPVTGELESGPMEAQIRRVFANLQAIVQAAGGDFSQVAKLNVFLIDLGNFTLLNQIMAEYFTEPYPARAAVGVASLPKGAQVEMECVVELE, from the coding sequence ATGGCGCGTACGATCATCCGCACCGCGGCCGCCCCCCAGGCGGTCGGTACCTATTCGCAAGCCGTGAAATGCGGCAATACCGTGTACGTCTCGGGACAGATCCCGCTCGATCCGGTGACGGGCGAATTGGAAAGCGGCCCCATGGAGGCGCAGATTCGCCGTGTCTTCGCCAACCTGCAGGCCATCGTGCAGGCGGCCGGCGGCGATTTTTCGCAGGTGGCGAAACTGAACGTGTTTCTCATCGATTTGGGTAATTTCACCTTGCTGAACCAGATCATGGCCGAGTATTTCACCGAGCCTTATCCGGCCCGTGCAGCCGTCGGCGTAGCCTCGCTGCCCAAAGGAGCACAGGTCGAAATGGAATGCGTGGTGGAGCTGGAGTGA
- the bioB gene encoding biotin synthase BioB, which yields MGLVRNDWTLDEVRALFDLPFADLIFHAQRVHRQNFDPNQVQVSTLLSIKTGACPEDCAYCSQSIRFKTGLESEPLLALEEVMEKARAAKANGATRFCMGAAYRSPKPKQLGQIVEMVKSVSALGMETCATLGMLTAEQARELKQAGLDYYNHNLDTSESHYDKVITTRTYQDRLDTLQAVREAGINVCCGGILGLGETVLDRAQLLHTLATLPEHPQSVPVNQLVQVPGTPLYGVEKPDALDFVRVIAVARLLMPRSHVRLSAGRNGMSDETQALCFLAGANSIFYGEKLLTTDNPDEHHDHRLFERLGIRPEASAQSA from the coding sequence CTGGGACTCGTACGCAACGACTGGACCCTGGATGAAGTGCGTGCCCTGTTCGATCTACCCTTCGCCGATCTCATTTTTCATGCCCAGCGCGTGCACCGGCAGAACTTCGATCCGAATCAAGTGCAGGTCAGCACCTTGCTCTCGATCAAGACCGGCGCCTGCCCGGAAGATTGCGCCTATTGTTCCCAAAGCATCCGCTTCAAGACGGGCCTGGAGTCGGAACCCCTGCTGGCGCTGGAAGAGGTGATGGAAAAGGCCCGGGCGGCGAAGGCGAATGGCGCGACGCGCTTCTGCATGGGCGCGGCTTACCGCAGTCCCAAACCCAAGCAACTGGGACAGATCGTGGAAATGGTGAAAAGCGTGTCCGCGCTGGGTATGGAAACCTGCGCCACCCTGGGAATGCTGACCGCCGAGCAGGCCCGGGAATTAAAGCAGGCCGGGCTGGATTACTACAACCACAACCTGGATACCTCCGAAAGCCATTACGACAAGGTCATCACCACGCGCACCTATCAGGATCGGCTGGATACGCTTCAGGCGGTTCGCGAAGCCGGCATCAATGTCTGCTGCGGCGGCATCCTGGGTCTGGGCGAGACAGTGCTGGATCGTGCCCAGCTGCTACATACGCTCGCGACCCTTCCCGAGCATCCGCAAAGCGTCCCCGTCAACCAGTTGGTGCAGGTTCCCGGCACGCCCTTGTACGGAGTCGAAAAGCCCGACGCCCTGGATTTCGTGCGCGTCATCGCCGTCGCGCGGCTGTTGATGCCCCGCTCCCATGTACGCCTGTCCGCCGGTCGCAACGGGATGAGCGACGAAACTCAGGCCTTGTGCTTCCTGGCAGGCGCCAACTCGATCTTCTACGGCGAAAAACTGCTGACGACCGATAATCCGGACGAACATCACGATCATCGCCTGTTCGAACGTCTTGGGATCCGGCCCGAAGCCTCGGCGCAATCCGCCTGA
- the coxB gene encoding cytochrome c oxidase subunit II translates to MLKIIKFAAALLAACLPARAAFAAWKLNMPRGATELSHDIYGLHMLTLWVCVAIGIAVFAVIIYSVVKFRHSQSSVPAKFSHSTKAEIIWTLIPCAILIALAIPAAATLVKIEDTRDSALSVKVTGYQWKWHYEYLDQGIDFFSTLARSSNAARQLNSGIDPASVENYLLEVDNPLVVPVGAKVRLLLTAADVIHAWWMPEFGMKKDAIPGFVNELWFRADAIGIYRGQCAELCGRDHGFMPVVVDVRSQQDYESWLQSQQPRAIETTANAEMPPE, encoded by the coding sequence ATGTTGAAAATTATCAAATTTGCAGCCGCTTTACTGGCGGCCTGTCTGCCCGCCAGGGCGGCATTCGCAGCTTGGAAATTGAACATGCCCAGGGGGGCGACCGAGTTGAGTCATGATATCTACGGGTTGCACATGCTGACCCTGTGGGTCTGCGTGGCCATCGGTATCGCGGTATTCGCGGTGATCATCTACTCGGTCGTAAAGTTCCGCCATTCCCAGAGCTCGGTACCGGCCAAGTTCAGCCACAGCACCAAGGCCGAGATCATTTGGACGCTCATTCCCTGTGCCATTCTGATCGCGCTGGCCATCCCGGCTGCAGCCACACTGGTCAAGATCGAGGATACTCGGGATTCCGCTCTATCGGTGAAGGTCACCGGCTATCAGTGGAAGTGGCACTACGAGTACCTGGATCAGGGGATCGATTTCTTTTCCACGCTGGCACGCTCGAGCAACGCGGCACGCCAGCTGAACTCGGGTATCGACCCAGCCTCCGTGGAGAACTATCTGCTGGAGGTGGACAATCCTCTGGTGGTGCCGGTCGGCGCCAAGGTACGGCTGCTGCTCACGGCCGCCGATGTGATCCACGCCTGGTGGATGCCGGAATTCGGCATGAAAAAGGACGCCATTCCCGGTTTCGTCAACGAACTGTGGTTCCGTGCCGACGCCATCGGTATCTATCGCGGCCAATGCGCAGAACTATGCGGCCGCGATCACGGCTTCATGCCGGTAGTCGTCGATGTCAGGTCGCAGCAGGACTATGAAAGCTGGCTGCAGTCGCAGCAGCCACGAGCGATCGAGACGACCGCCAACGCCGAAATGCCGCCGGAGTAA
- a CDS encoding DUF2244 domain-containing protein, translating into MNIDLELANDSSAGLQAAAAVDGSRIIELRPRCALTPRTACICLLTVALPTFTVAGIYTLQGFWPILGFAALEIGLLGWALCHSMLAGKRGETITVTADSVTIARHTAGGRQISVFLRHWTRVRLKAPLSTLHPSRLTLESQGRVCEVGRFLTEDDRRILAARLQRLVGSVNQSPTI; encoded by the coding sequence GTGAACATTGATCTTGAACTTGCCAATGACTCGTCTGCGGGACTGCAGGCCGCAGCCGCCGTGGACGGCAGCCGCATCATCGAATTGAGACCACGCTGCGCGTTGACGCCTCGCACGGCATGCATCTGCCTTCTGACGGTTGCCCTGCCCACCTTCACGGTCGCCGGGATATATACATTGCAAGGCTTCTGGCCGATTCTGGGGTTCGCGGCACTGGAAATCGGACTGCTGGGCTGGGCGCTGTGCCATTCGATGCTGGCCGGAAAGCGCGGAGAAACGATTACCGTCACCGCAGATTCCGTGACGATCGCCCGCCATACAGCCGGTGGCAGGCAAATATCGGTATTTCTTCGCCATTGGACCAGGGTTAGACTGAAAGCGCCGCTTTCGACGCTCCATCCCAGCCGACTCACCCTGGAGTCGCAGGGACGCGTCTGCGAGGTGGGCAGATTTCTCACGGAGGACGATCGTCGTATCCTGGCGGCTCGTCTGCAGCGACTGGTGGGGAGCGTGAATCAATCGCCCACGATTTAA
- the bioC gene encoding malonyl-ACP O-methyltransferase BioC: MNLRFDEYFLDPRVVRRSFDKASRGYDTAAVVAREIDARLLERLDVVRMQPARILDLGAGTGQASRALKQRYRAAQVIALDLSPAMLRASRRRQGLRRRFQRAAADAHRLPIRTGSIDLVFSNLMLQWCHDPDTVFQEVRRVLKPQGLFIFTTLGPDTLMELRRAWRTVDDHIHVHRFIDMHDLGDALMRARFADPVMDMERLSVTYPDLDTLLRDLQACGARNIAQGRLRGLTGRARFQAVRAHEALALREGVLPVSVELVYGQAWAGEPRPKRQAEPEFRIPIQAIGRRGRHD, encoded by the coding sequence TTGAATCTCCGCTTCGACGAATATTTTCTGGATCCGCGCGTCGTACGCCGTTCCTTCGACAAGGCCAGCCGCGGTTACGATACTGCGGCGGTCGTGGCGCGAGAGATCGACGCACGTCTGCTCGAACGCCTGGACGTGGTACGCATGCAGCCTGCCCGCATCCTGGATCTGGGCGCTGGGACCGGCCAGGCGAGCCGTGCGCTGAAACAGCGCTATCGCGCCGCTCAGGTCATTGCTCTCGATCTGTCCCCGGCGATGCTGCGCGCCAGCCGTCGCCGGCAAGGGCTGCGGCGGCGATTCCAGCGCGCCGCGGCCGACGCACATCGTCTACCGATACGCACCGGCTCTATCGACCTGGTATTCAGCAACCTGATGCTGCAGTGGTGTCATGATCCGGATACCGTATTCCAGGAAGTGCGCCGGGTGCTGAAACCGCAGGGATTGTTCATTTTCACCACCCTGGGGCCGGATACACTGATGGAACTGCGCCGCGCCTGGCGGACCGTGGACGATCACATCCACGTGCATCGGTTCATCGATATGCATGACCTGGGCGATGCGCTCATGCGAGCGCGTTTTGCCGATCCGGTCATGGACATGGAACGCCTGAGCGTCACCTACCCGGATCTGGATACACTGTTGCGCGACTTGCAAGCCTGCGGCGCCCGCAACATCGCCCAGGGCCGCCTCCGAGGGCTCACCGGCCGTGCACGTTTCCAGGCCGTGCGAGCGCATGAGGCGCTGGCCTTGCGCGAAGGCGTACTGCCTGTCAGCGTCGAACTCGTCTATGGCCAGGCATGGGCAGGGGAGCCGCGGCCGAAACGACAGGCGGAACCGGAATTCCGTATTCCGATACAGGCCATCGGCAGACGCGGCCGCCACGACTAG